From the Argentina anserina chromosome 3, drPotAnse1.1, whole genome shotgun sequence genome, the window ATAACATTCATGTACCAAGGTGTGCAGGTCGGAACAGTGACAGTACCTAAGGGCAAAGCTGGTATGCGTTCCACCAAGAAGATCAATGTGGAGGTGAGTTTGAACTCGGATGCATTGAGTGGCAGTTCTACTCTTGGAAGTGAAGTGAGCAGCGGAGTGGTGACGCTGACTAGCCAAGCCAAATTGACTGGGAAGGTGGAATTGATGCTtataatgaagaaaaagaagtctGCCACAATGGACTGTGCCATGGCAATTGATCTGTCCACAAAAACTGTCCAAAGTTTACAGTGCAAGTGACAGTGAGATAGCTAGCTTGTTCTTGATTCgttattttttcattcatgattttattttgtgaTGTCTTGATTTTGATGTAATGATTTTTGCatataatcatattttttGTTAGTATAATCCTCTTCTTGCCTTTGAGCTCCTAGAATATCcaggaaataaaaagaaaacaaagcagTACTGAATtctaggggtggacacgggtccattcggttcggttttggacaaaacccataacccaacccaaattttaaattcggttcggttcggttcggtttttctattttagagactgtgacccacaacccaacccaacccgtacggttcggttcggttcggttttttttcggttttacccgtatgtaaaatacgtaatattatatattaattttaaaagtacaaaatttaacataaagatgaaaaactaatagtctaatgattatttcatacctaattgacttatgcctcatcatttagcccgtggatctGAAAAGATCgtcgaggcccgcaagcccgatgggtttttacccgaaaacaacactattaTGTCATatgggaagacccattaccaatatgcgaacactaaaagtcgtttgcatatatgaaatcacctaatttttgtcaccgattgtgtgcggtcgcaccaaaaaattccatttggcaaagccccggtcaatgaggattttaatgtcaaaacgccttttttcttgaccataagtatggacgatcaatcaatatccaaatcggccgaaatttttacgggttccctaaatatatatactgatcacatctgctggtgtcgatcgaccatatttcgaactggagttatcgattgctgaagtgtccactaatgtatcatacctttatattagatttataacaaaactatcacattatgaagcgactatatgaagtaaacttttagggatcgatcgacaccatccgatgtgatcagtatatatatttagtgaccatgtaaaaatttcatccaat encodes:
- the LOC126786220 gene encoding late embryogenesis abundant protein At1g64065-like, which produces MSARKDEESATLQTDEELKRQKRIKLFTYIGIFIVFQIIVMTVFGLTVMKVKTPKVRLGDISITNLSTATATPSFDATFNTQIRVKNTNWGPYKFDAGTITFMYQGVQVGTVTVPKGKAGMRSTKKINVEVSLNSDALSGSSTLGSEVSSGVVTLTSQAKLTGKVELMLIMKKKKSATMDCAMAIDLSTKTVQSLQCK